From Ignavibacteria bacterium:
TACTTCTTCAATGAATAAGATAGAGCTTAAAGGGAGCATCTTAAACGGCACTGCCATGCTTATTACTGACGTAACCGGCCAATGGGGAAATAAAAGCAAAATATCGGTTGATGCAAAAAGCGTTGTGCACGGGGTAATTTATTCCGAAAACAACACAGAGATCCTGGGGAAAGTTAAAGGATCGTTGTATACCTACAATCTCTACTTTTACCAGCCGCCAACAGAGTACATAAACTGGCTTGTTAACCTGGACATCAACAGGCCGGAACTAAATAAAAGCTATCTTCTGCCCATAGGCTTGGGAGATAAAAAGAAACTGAAAGTCCTAAGGGAAGAATGGCTTTATTAAAAAAAGATATAAAAAACGAACAGGGCTTCACCATTATTGAGACTCTTACGGCTATCGTAATTCTGGGCCTCATTATGATTTTTTCTGCCATGCTA
This genomic window contains:
- a CDS encoding prepilin-type N-terminal cleavage/methylation domain-containing protein, translating into MALLKKDIKNEQGFTIIETLTAIVILGLIMIFSAML